The Thermomonospora curvata DSM 43183 DNA segment CGGCCGAGCTCGTCGTCGGGCGGGGCGACGATGTCCAGCCACGCCTTCAGGTCACGGGTGGCGACCTTGCGCAGCACCGCGTTGGCGAACCCGGCCCGTCCCGCCCCGACGACCGAGCGGGCCAGCTCCACCGCGGTGCCGACGGCGGCGTGCGGGGGGATGCGGGTGCCCAGCAGCTGGTGGGCGCCCAGCCGCAGCACATCCAGCAGCGGCTCGTCGATGCGGCGCAAGGGGCGGTCGCTGCACACCTCCAGCACCGCGTCGTAGGTGCCGCGCCCGCGCAGCGTCCCGTAGGTCAGCTCGGTGGCCAGCGCGGCGTCCCGGCCGGTCAGGCCCCGTTCGCGCAGCCGCACCGGCAGCAGCAGGTTGGCGTAGGCGTCGCGGGTCTGCACCGCCCGGATCACCTCGAAGGCGGTGCGCCGCACCAGGTCCTGGGGGCGTCCGGTGCGGCGGGGCGCACCGGGCCGCCGTCCGGCGCGCCGGGTGCGCGCGTTGCGGGAGCCCATCAGAGCCGCACCCCCCGGGTGCGGACAGGCGCGCCGGGCGGGAGGCCGGCGTTGCAGAGCGCGGTCATCAGATCAGCACGTCCTCGTCGGTCAGGGACAGGCCGCGCGCCCAGTCGGCGGCCGGCATCCGGCGCTTGCCCTGCGGCTGGACCTCCCCCAGGGCCACCGGGTGGGTGGCGGTGCCCACCAGCACCTCCCGTTTGCCGGCCTTCAGCTTCCCGGGGGCCAGCTCGCCGCCGCCGGCGGCCAGGCGGACGGGGCCGACTTTGAGCCGCTCGCCGCGGAAGGTCGTCCAGGCGCCGGGGGCCGGGGTGCAGGCGCGCACCAGCCGGTCCACCCGCATGGCCGGGGCCTTCCAGTCGATGCGGGCGTCCTCGGGGGTGAGCTTGGGCGCATAGGAGACGCCCTCGGCCGGCTGCGGCCTGGGCTGCAGCGCGCCCTGCTCGATGCCGTCCATGGTGTCCACCAGCAGCCGGGCGCCGGCGCGGGCCAGCCGCTCCAGCAGGTCCCCGGCGGTGTCGGTGGGGCGGATCGGCTCGGTGAGCATCCCGTAGACCGGCCCGGTGTCCAGATCCTCTTCGATCTGGAAGGTGCAGGCGCCGGTGATGTCGTCGCCGTGCAGGATGGCGTGCTGCACGGGGGCGGCGCCGCGCCAGGCGGGCAGCAGCGAAAAGTGCAAATTGACCCAGCCGTGGCGGGGGATGTCCAGGGCGACGCGGGGCAGCAGCGCCCCGTAGGCGACCACCGGGCAGCAGTCGGGGGCGATCCGCCGCAGCCGGTCCAGGAAGTCGGGGTCCTTGGCCTTGGCGGGTTTGAGCACCTCGATCCCGGCTTTTTCGGCGCGCTGGGCCACGGGGCTCGCCGTCAGGCGGCGGCCCCGGCCGGCGGGCGCATCGGGCCGGGTGACGACGGCGGCCACCTCGTGCCGCGACTCCAGCAGCGCCTCCAGCGCGGGCAGCGCCGTCTCGGGCGTACCGGCGAAGACCAGCCTCATGTAATCGTTGCCTCCCTCAGGCGGCCTACCCGGCGCGAGGGCGGCCGCACCTGCCTGCCGCGCGCTACAGCGCCCTGCCCAGGGTGCGGTGCGGCGACTCCTTGATCACCGGGACGGGCTCGCCGAACCACTCGGCCTGGCGGATCAGCTTCATCGCGGCCTTGCGCTGTTCGGGGTCCATCCGGTCGATGAACAGGATGCCGTCCAGGTGGTCGGTCTCGTGCTGGACGCAGCGGGCCAGCAGGTCGGTGCCCTCCAGGGTGATCGGCTCGCCGTACATGTTGAAGCCCTTGGCGACCGCCCGCTTGGCCCGCGGGGTCGGGAAGGTCAGGCCGGGGATGGACAGGCAGCCCTCTTCGTCCTCCTCCTGGTCCTCCGACAGGTCCAGCGTCGGGTTGACCAGGTGCCCCAGCCGGTCCTCGACGCAGTAGGTGAACACCCGCAGGCTCACCCCCAGCTGCGGGGCCGCCAGTCCGGCCCCGGACGCGTCGATCATGGTGTCGGTGAGGTCTTTGACCAGCTTGCGCAGTTCCTTGTCGAAGTCCTTGACCGGCTCGGCCGGTGTGCGCAGCACCGGGTCGCCGAATAGACGGATGGGCTTGACGGCCACTTACGGCTCCTGTCGGACGGGGAGAAAACGTCTTTTCAGTCTAGGGAGATCCGCACGGCCCGCTCACCGCGCGCCCGCCCGGGCCGCCTCGGCGCGGGCGGCCTCGGCCAGCACGGGGTCGGCCAGGTGCGCGGCGAGCGCGTCCAGCACCTCGGCGGCCTGGGGGTGCCCGATGCCGGCCATGCCGTCGATCAGCTCCCGCAGCCCGGCGCCCGGCGGGAGGGTGTCCACCGCCTCGGCCACGGCCTCGGCGGGGTCGGCGGTCTCCAGCATCGCCGCGACCGTGTCGGTCAGCATCCACACCAGGTCCTCGCGGGCGGGTTCGGCCGCGGCGTCCCCCCGCTCGTGCAGCCACAGCCTGGCGTAGGGACGGGTCGCCGGGTCCTCCAGCGCCTCCCGCACCACGGGGGCGGCGCTCGCGTCCAGGCCGCCCAGCACGGCGGCGGCGATGCCGCGGGCCGACGGGCTGCCAAAGCGCATGACCTCCACCAGCTCGGCGGCGGCGGACTCGGGCGGACGGGCGCTCAGCCAGCGTTCGACCTCCAGGGCGAGCTCCTCGGGGCCGTGCCAGGCCAGCCCCTCCACCAGGGCGGCGGCCGGGCGGTCGGCCAGTTCGCCGACGACCGGGGCGATGAACCCTTCGGCCAGCAGCAACTCCCGCACCCCCCACACGCCCAGCGGGGTCAGTGCCACCCCGCCCTCGGCGGTGGTCTCCACGGCGCCCCAGCGCTGCAGCTCCTGCAGTTCGCGGTCCAACGCGGCGGCCACCTCCTCGGGCGCGGGCGCCGCGGCGACCTGCCGCAGATGCTCGGTCAGCGCCTGCGCCAGCTCCCGGGGGGCGGCCGGTTCGTCCTGCTCGTACAGGTGAAGGAGCACGCCGGTCAGCTCGGCGCGCACCTGCGCGGCGGCCTCGTCGCCGCCCGCGAAGCCGCCGGTCACGGCCCGGTCGAACGACTGCAGCCAGGAGGCCAGCACGGCCTCGTCGTCGCCGTCGCCCGGCGCGGCGGCCGCGCAGCGGCGGGCGGCGGCGGCCAGCTCGGCGGGCGGGGCCAGCACCACCGGCGGCACCCGCATCTCCTCGCTCGCCTGCAGATAGGCGCCGGCCCGGGCGAAGCGCTCGGCCTCGCTGAGGGACTCGAAGTCCGTCAGCCAGCGCTGCACGGCCGCCTCATCGTCCAGGTCGATGCCGTCGGCGAGCATCATGCCCTGCACCAGTTCCTGGACCGACTCTTGTTCGGCCTCATCCAGCTCGGTGAGGATCTCGGCCAGTTCCGGTTCCAGCGCCTTCAGCTCCGCGTGCAGCTCGGCGGCCCGCCCGGCGGGGATCCGCCCGGTGCCGGCCAGGAAGTCCACCAGCGCGCCCGCACTGGCCATGATCGACGGCAGGTCCTCGGCCTCTGCGACCACCGTCTCCACGAAGGTCTCCAGCATCAGCCGGCGCAGCCGGGGCGGGTCCAGCTCCTGCGGTTCGCTCAGCTCCGGTTCCTGGCGCACCAGTTCCAGCAGCAGCCGGATCCCGTATGTGTCGATGCCGCCTTCGTGCCCGTCCGCCCAGCGGTCCAGATCGGCCAGGGCACGCTCTGCCCAGTTGTCCACCTGCTCGTCAGCCACCAGGGCACCCTAGCGGAGGCGGCGGCTTTTGACCGGCGCTTCGCGAGCTTGATCTCCCTGAAAGCCAGCCGCCTCACAACAGTTCCAGCGGGTCGATCTGCACGCGCACCGGGTCGGGGGCGCGGCGGGCGCTGCGCACCCCCTGGGCCTCCTTCAGCGCCCGCCCGAGCGCCGGCCCCGCCCGGCGCGGCACCCGCACCAGGGCGCGCTCCTTGACCGGGCCTTCCGCGGCGGCCTCGTCCGTCACCGGGACGGGCCCGAGCACCTCGGCGCCGGGCGGCAGGCGGGCCGCCTCCAGCAGCTCGCGGATCGCCGCGGGGGTGCCGGTCAGCGACGCCATCCGGACGGCCGGCGGGAACCCCAGCTCCCGCCGGTCGGCCAGCTCCCGTTCGGCCAGCGTCACCGGGTCCCAGCGCAGCAGCGCCTGCACCGGCGGCAGCGACCCTTCGGCCAGCACCACCACCGGTGCGGCCGGGCGGACCAGCGCGGCGGCGTTCATCCAGCGGCGCAGCGTCTCCTCGGCCACCCGCAGGTCGGCGCGGCCCAGCAGCGCCCAGCCGTCCAGCAGCAGCGCCGCCGCGTACCCGCCGGCGGCGACCGGCTCGGCCCCGGGGGTGGAGACCACCAGCGCGGGACGGCCGTCCACCGCATCCAGCACCCCCTCCCGGCCGGAGGTCCGCACCGGCACGCCGGGGAAGGCGCGGCCCAGCTCCTCGGCGGTGCGCTTGGCGCCCACCACGGCGGCCCGCAGCCGTGCCCAGCCGCACTCGGGGCAGCGCCAGCCGCCGGCGATCCGCCCGCACCAGCGGCAGTCGGGGGCCGCCTGCGCCGACCGCAGCGACAGCGGCCCCCGGCAGGCGGCGCAGCGCACCGGTTCGCGGCAGCGCTCGCAGCGCAGCCCGGGCAGGTAGCCGCGCCGGGGCACCTGGACCAGCACCGGGCCGTCGGCCAGCGCCCGCCGGGCGGTGCGCAGCGCCAGGTCGGGCAGGCGTGCGGTGCGCGCCGCCTCGTCCCTGGCCAGCTCGGCGTCGTCGCCGGCGGGACGCACCCGCGGCATCACCGCGCGGATCCGTGCCCGCTCGGCGGTGAGGGGACGCGCCCAGCCGGTCTCCACCAGCACGGTGGCGTCGGTGGTGCGGCAAAAGCCGCCGATGAGCGCCCCGGCCCCGCACCGGTGCGCCCGCAGCGCCAGAACCTCGCGGGGGTGGGGGTAGGGGGCGTGGGGTTCGGCGTGCACGTCGTCGCCGTCGTCCCACAGCACCACCAGTCCCAGGTCGCGGACGGGCGCGAACATCGCCGCCCGGGTGCCCACCACCGCCCGCGCCGTGCCGCGCAGCACCGCCAGCCAGCGCCGGTAGCGTTCGGCCGGCCCCTGGTCCGCGGTCAGCGCCACGTGCCGGGAGGGCGCCTGGAGTTCTGCGGCGAGCGCGGCGTCGACCCGGGCGACCTGGCGGCCGTCGGCGAGCACCACCAGCGCGCCGCGGCCGGAGGCCAGGGCGGCCTGGACGGCGCGGGCGATGGCCTGCGGCCAGTCCGGGCCGGGCAGCGCCGTCCACACCGCGCGGGGCGAGCCGCCGGCGGCCAGCGCCGCCAGGAAGGACGGCCCGGCCGGGTAGTGCGCCCACGGGCCGGGAGCGGGAGGGTCGGGCCGCCACGGCTGTGGCGCGGCGGCCGGTTCGGCCTCGACGCGGGCGTGCCGGGGCGGGATGGCCAATCGCAGCACATCGGCCACGGTGCCGGCGTACCGGTCGGCGACCTCCCGGGCCAGCGCGGCGATCTCGCCGGTCAGCACCGGTTCGGGGGAGATGACGCGCTCCAGGAAGAGCAGGCGGCCTTCGTGGTCGCTGCCCTCCGCCCGTTCGGCCAGGAAGCCGTCCACCAGCTGCCCGGCGAAGCGCACCCGCACCCGGCAGCCGGGCACCGCCTGGGCGTCCAGCTGCTCGGGGACGAGGTAGTCAAAGGGCCGGTCCAGGTGCGGCAGCGGCACGTCCACCAGCACCCGGGCCACCGGCAGGCGCTCGGCGGGCCGGCGGGCGCCCTTCTTGGGCTCCTTGCCGGCGGGTTTGGCGGCGCTCCCGGGTTTCGGCGCGGCGAGCGCGCCCATGCCCGGGATCGGTTCTGTCTCGCCGCCGTTCGTCACGCTCCCGTCCTACCAGATCCCGGGGACCGGGAAGGCGCGGCACAGGCGGGCGGCCCGCCGCGCCCCGGCCCGGTGGCCGGAGCGGGCGAGCCGCCCGCGCACGCTCGCAAGCCGCCCGCGAAGGGCGCGTGCTCTCTTACAGGCCGACGGCCGAGCGGAGGGCGTCGGCGCGGTCGGTGCGCTCCCAGGAGAAGTCCGGCTCCTGGCGGCCGAAGTGGCCGTAGGCGGCGGTCTGGGAGTAGATGGGGCGCAGCAGGTCCAGGTCGCGCACGATGGCGGCCGGGCGCAGGTCGAACACCTCCAGCACGGCCTCCTGGATCTTGGTGACCGGGACCTTCTCGGTGCCGAAGGTCTCCACGAACACGCCCACCGGCTTGGCCTTGCCGATGGCGTAGGCGACCTGGACCTCGGCGCGGTCGGCCAGCTCGGCGGCGACGATGTTCTTGGCCACCCACCGCATGGCGTAGGCGGCGGAGCGGTCCACCTTGGAGGGGTCCTTGCCAGAGAAGGCGCCGCCGCCGTGGCGGGCCATGCCGCCGTAGGTGTCCACGATGATCTTGCGGCCGGTCAGCCCGGCGTCGCCCATCGGGCCGCCGATCTCGAACTTGCCGGTCGGGTTGACCAGCAGCCGGTAACCGTCGCTGTCGAGGTCGAACTCCGCCAGCACCGGGTCGACCACGTGCTCCTTGATGTCCGGGGTCAGCAGCTCCTTGAGGTTGATGTCGGGAGCGTGCTGGCTGGAGACCACCACGGTGTCCAGCCGCACCGCACGGTCGCCGTCGTATTCGATGGTCACCTGGGTCTTGCCGTCCGGACGCAGGTAGGGGACGGTGCCGTCCTTGCGGACCTGCGCCAGCCGCCGGGCCAGCCGGTGCGCGATGGTGATCGGCAGCGGCATCAGCTCGGGGGTCTCGTTGGTGGCGTAGCCGAACATCAGGCCCTGGTCGCCGGCGCCCTGCCGGTCCAGCTCGTCGACGGCCTCGCCCTCACGGGACTCATAGGCGTCGTCGACGCCCTGGGCGATGTCGGGCGACTGGGCGCCGATGGACACCGAAACGCCGCAGGAGTGACCGTCAAAACCCTTCTGAGAGGAGTCGTAGCCGATCTCCAGGATCTTCTCGCGGATGACCCCGGGAATGTCCACGTAGGTCTCGGTGGTCACCTCGCCGGCCACATGCACCTGGCCGGTGGTGATCAGGGTCTCCACGGCGACCCGGCTCTTGGGGTCGTCCTTCAGCATCGCGTCCAGGATCGCGTCGCTGATCTGGTCCGCAATCTTGTCGGGATGTCCTTCGGTGACGGACTCAGAGGTGAACAGACGGCGAGACACGTGCGTGAACTCCTTGCAGCGGCTGCTGACTGACGTCGCAGGACGGACTGTGCATAATCGAGGGCCGACCCGGCGCGCTGCCGCGCCGGCGGTCTATTTCCGACGAAGTGTATCGGGAACGGCGACGCCGCCGCCCGATCCCACCGCTTTCCTCTCGGCGGTAAAGCGCGCTTCGCCGCGCCCGGGCGCTACAGGCGCGCAACGACCAGGTCCCATACCACGTCCGCGAGGTCCTCTTTGGGGCCGCGTGGGATCTCGGTGGTTGCGCCGTCGGCGGCCAGTACCACGGCGGCGTTGTCGGGACGGCCGAAGGCGAGGTTCTCCCCGACCTGGTTGACCACCAGCAGGTCGCACTTTTTGCGGACGAGCTTGTCGCGGCCGTTGGCCAGCACGTCGTCGGTCTCGGCGGCGAACCCCACGATCACCTGCCCGGGGCGGCGGTGCTGCCCCAGCTCGGCCAGGATGTCGGGGTTGCGTACCAGCTCGATCGGCTCAGGCTCGCCCGACTCGGATTTTTTGATCTTGGAGGTGCGGTAGTCGGCGGGCCGGAAGTCGGCCACCGCCGCGGCCATCACCACCGCGTCGGCGTCGGCCGCCGCCTCCAGCACGGCCTTGCGCATCTCCTCGGCGGTGCCCACCGGCACGACCT contains these protein-coding regions:
- the def gene encoding peptide deformylase; the protein is MAVKPIRLFGDPVLRTPAEPVKDFDKELRKLVKDLTDTMIDASGAGLAAPQLGVSLRVFTYCVEDRLGHLVNPTLDLSEDQEEDEEGCLSIPGLTFPTPRAKRAVAKGFNMYGEPITLEGTDLLARCVQHETDHLDGILFIDRMDPEQRKAAMKLIRQAEWFGEPVPVIKESPHRTLGRAL
- the fmt gene encoding methionyl-tRNA formyltransferase → MRLVFAGTPETALPALEALLESRHEVAAVVTRPDAPAGRGRRLTASPVAQRAEKAGIEVLKPAKAKDPDFLDRLRRIAPDCCPVVAYGALLPRVALDIPRHGWVNLHFSLLPAWRGAAPVQHAILHGDDITGACTFQIEEDLDTGPVYGMLTEPIRPTDTAGDLLERLARAGARLLVDTMDGIEQGALQPRPQPAEGVSYAPKLTPEDARIDWKAPAMRVDRLVRACTPAPGAWTTFRGERLKVGPVRLAAGGGELAPGKLKAGKREVLVGTATHPVALGEVQPQGKRRMPAADWARGLSLTDEDVLI
- the metK gene encoding methionine adenosyltransferase, whose translation is MSRRLFTSESVTEGHPDKIADQISDAILDAMLKDDPKSRVAVETLITTGQVHVAGEVTTETYVDIPGVIREKILEIGYDSSQKGFDGHSCGVSVSIGAQSPDIAQGVDDAYESREGEAVDELDRQGAGDQGLMFGYATNETPELMPLPITIAHRLARRLAQVRKDGTVPYLRPDGKTQVTIEYDGDRAVRLDTVVVSSQHAPDINLKELLTPDIKEHVVDPVLAEFDLDSDGYRLLVNPTGKFEIGGPMGDAGLTGRKIIVDTYGGMARHGGGAFSGKDPSKVDRSAAYAMRWVAKNIVAAELADRAEVQVAYAIGKAKPVGVFVETFGTEKVPVTKIQEAVLEVFDLRPAAIVRDLDLLRPIYSQTAAYGHFGRQEPDFSWERTDRADALRSAVGL
- a CDS encoding primosomal protein N'; amino-acid sequence: MGALAAPKPGSAAKPAGKEPKKGARRPAERLPVARVLVDVPLPHLDRPFDYLVPEQLDAQAVPGCRVRVRFAGQLVDGFLAERAEGSDHEGRLLFLERVISPEPVLTGEIAALAREVADRYAGTVADVLRLAIPPRHARVEAEPAAAPQPWRPDPPAPGPWAHYPAGPSFLAALAAGGSPRAVWTALPGPDWPQAIARAVQAALASGRGALVVLADGRQVARVDAALAAELQAPSRHVALTADQGPAERYRRWLAVLRGTARAVVGTRAAMFAPVRDLGLVVLWDDGDDVHAEPHAPYPHPREVLALRAHRCGAGALIGGFCRTTDATVLVETGWARPLTAERARIRAVMPRVRPAGDDAELARDEAARTARLPDLALRTARRALADGPVLVQVPRRGYLPGLRCERCREPVRCAACRGPLSLRSAQAAPDCRWCGRIAGGWRCPECGWARLRAAVVGAKRTAEELGRAFPGVPVRTSGREGVLDAVDGRPALVVSTPGAEPVAAGGYAAALLLDGWALLGRADLRVAEETLRRWMNAAALVRPAAPVVVLAEGSLPPVQALLRWDPVTLAERELADRRELGFPPAVRMASLTGTPAAIRELLEAARLPPGAEVLGPVPVTDEAAAEGPVKERALVRVPRRAGPALGRALKEAQGVRSARRAPDPVRVQIDPLELL